The Aphis gossypii isolate Hap1 chromosome 3, ASM2018417v2, whole genome shotgun sequence genome includes a region encoding these proteins:
- the LOC114119252 gene encoding T-complex protein 11-like protein 1 has translation MSSENTSNNDQNNKTTPNKSIPGARQEMLNNITAASPPRFLSLPEIMVAAKKLEDIALVHEIAVNKNFKLEPQEPPNNSLMKQVKDTMHKAFWELLREQLNNDPPEYTQAMILLSEIRTSLSSLLLDQHTKLKEEICQVLDVELIQNQIDNNCLDFEYYTKFILNLMSKICAPVRDDSIHALTLLNDPVDIFKGIIENLSLMKLDMANFTITAQRRALNACSADYEREKFEEYLKVKPDALNLTAEWLKRHVNFEKTTEPYHDIIVRAYMEIFDWDENVIFPEALSLDKDRFLETNKMLNLLILAASTFIVTISTTTSIIPNNMEFKKSLKDLILFLLKDNDSKKKNVLSNIVEHIVLCCNKHLCVVNPDGPPVLPDMVSAIETQILLIENPDNKIRILVERRFKEFITAVISSDNAVPQQCPLGLSAFKDELAAVTGSFLHLITYNRKVFSKFYDDILKNLLNQCDLI, from the exons atgagttCAGAAAATACATCCAataatgatcaaaataataaaacaacaccAAATAAATCTATTCCCGGAGCTCGTCAAGAAAT gttaaataatataactgctGCATCACCTCCAAGGTTCTTATCATTACCTGAAATTATGGTAGCTGCAAAAAAATTGGAAGATATTGCTCTTGTTCACGAGATagcagttaataaaaatttcaaattggaACCTCAAGAACCTCCAAATAATAG TTTAATGAAACAAGTCAAAGACACTATGCACAAAGCATTTTGGGAGTTGTTGCgtgaacaattaaataatgatcctCCTGAATACACTCAAGCTATGATACTGTTATCGGAAATTCGAACA aGCTTATCAAGTTTGTTGTTGGACCAGCATACTAAGTTAAAAGAAGAAATTTGTCAAGTTTTAGATGTAGAACTTATACAAAATCAGATAGACAATAATTGTTTGGATTTTGAA TATTATaccaaatttatattgaatttgatgTCAAAAATATGTGCTCCAGTAAGAGATGATTCGATACATGCACTAACGCTATTAAATGATCctgttgatatatttaaaggaATAATAGag aatttgaGCTTGATGAAACTTGACATGGCGAATTTCACAATAACTGCACAACGACGAGCATTGAATGCCTGTAGTGCTGATTATGAACGAGAGAAATTTGAAgagtatttaaaagttaagcCAG atGCCTTAAATCTGACTGCCGAGTGGTTAAAACGCcatgttaattttgaaaagacTACAGAACCTTATCATGATATAATTGTACGAGCTTATATGGAAATATTTGATTGGGATGAAAACGTTATATTCCCAGAG gCCTTATCATTGGATAAAGATCGATTTTTGGAAACTAATAAAATGCTAAATCTTTTGATTCTCGCAGCATCTACATTTATTGTGACAATATCAACAACTACATCTATTATTCCTAATAATATggaattcaaaaaaagtttaaaagatcttattttattcttgCTGAAAGATAATGATTCCAAAAA aaaaaatgtctTGTCAAATATAGTAGAGCATATTGTTCTTTGCTGTAATAAGCATTTATGTGTAGTAAATCCAGATGGACCACCTGTTTTACCAGATATGGTCAGTGCAATTGAAACtcaaattttgttaattgaaaatcctgacaataaaataagaattttagttg AGAGGCGTTTTAAGGAGTTTATTACTGCAGTCATCAGTTCCGACAACGCAGTTCCCCAGCAATGCCCACTTGGTTTGTCTGCATTCAAAGATGAATTGGCAGCCGTTACTGGCAGTTTTTTGCATCTAATCACATATAATAGAAaagtattttctaaattttatgatgatatattaaaaaatcttctGAATCAATGtgatttgatttaa
- the LOC114119229 gene encoding uncharacterized protein LOC114119229, which produces MAISTYNIAKSNFYLSLKLTEKMFGNKCQYVNCGKSKKLYPNLRFYCFPNNKSREMWIINSGNTSLFTIEPEKLPNRYICEGHFPPDSFKNFSIKQRLISTAVSYNCIDNFEKKPCTSSNFDKNHKSGLE; this is translated from the exons ATGGCGAtcagtacttataatattgcaaaaagtaatttttatttaagtctaAAGTTGactgaaaaaatgtttggcAACAAATGTCAATATGTAAATTGTGGCAAGTCGAAGAAATTGTATCCAAATTTacgattttattgttttccaaACAACAAGAGCAGAGAAATGTGGATAATAAATtcag GAAACACAAGTTTATTTACAATTGAACCAGAAAAACTTcctaataggtacatttgtgAAGGGCATTTCCCTCCTGATAGctttaaaaacttttctaTTAAACAGCGTTTAATAAGTACTGCTGTctcatataattgtattgataattttgagaaaaaacCATGTACATCTTCAAACTTTGATAAAAATCACAAATCCGGACTAGAATAA